The following proteins are co-located in the Phycisphaerales bacterium genome:
- a CDS encoding tetratricopeptide repeat protein encodes MSQAKLQHVHALLASNPEQARVMCQRLVQTSPRDPAVASTMASVLLTLGQTKQALHFAQRAHELSPREPHFVVELGRLLGFENQPRKAAELLRRALEQHPGHPQLMEQLAFTLAQVELQADAERVCKEGLAQHPEHEGLQAILAGALLSLGRIEECVELTRAAAARHPQNPHLASGLALMLNYLPGVKPAESLAAHRRYAALLEAADPFPARTYANARDPGKRLRVGVVSPDLRQHSVAYFIEPWLEHLDAAGLEIVVYQTNRIADGVTARLRALVVGRCKGQWHVMDNISDQALAEKMHADGVDILIELSGHTHAHSLAALHRRPAPVQVTYLGYPNTTGLTSIDYRIVDSHTDPAGAESQATERLLRLDPCFLCYMPPADVPEPRHSVGGAPPSPLTLASFNSVQKLNRGVIRVWAGILARLPEARLLLKGGHPDDQGLREGVLARFREAGADAARIEFLPRTQGVREHLALYQRVDIALDPFPYNGTTTTCEALLMGVPVVTLAGSQHPGRVGVSLLTNVGHAELIAATEAEYAEKVVALAGDGPRREGLHAGLRGELLASPLCDAAGFAARMQTALRGVWGRWCEHGR; translated from the coding sequence ATGTCACAGGCCAAGCTCCAGCACGTGCACGCTCTTCTCGCGAGCAATCCTGAGCAGGCGCGGGTGATGTGCCAGCGGCTGGTTCAGACCTCGCCGCGTGATCCGGCGGTGGCGTCCACGATGGCCTCGGTGCTGCTGACGCTGGGGCAGACGAAGCAGGCGTTGCACTTTGCGCAGCGGGCGCACGAGCTTTCGCCGCGGGAGCCGCACTTTGTGGTTGAGTTGGGGCGGCTGCTGGGGTTCGAGAACCAGCCGCGGAAGGCGGCGGAGCTGCTGCGCCGCGCGCTCGAGCAGCACCCGGGGCACCCGCAGCTGATGGAGCAGCTGGCGTTCACGTTGGCGCAGGTGGAGCTGCAGGCGGATGCCGAGCGCGTGTGCAAAGAGGGGCTGGCGCAGCATCCGGAGCACGAGGGGCTGCAAGCGATCCTGGCGGGGGCCTTGCTGTCGCTGGGGCGGATCGAGGAGTGCGTGGAGCTCACGCGGGCGGCGGCGGCGCGGCACCCGCAGAATCCGCACTTGGCCAGCGGGCTGGCGCTGATGCTCAACTACCTGCCGGGGGTGAAGCCAGCGGAGTCGCTAGCGGCGCACCGGCGGTACGCGGCGCTGCTGGAGGCGGCGGACCCGTTCCCGGCGCGGACATACGCGAATGCGCGCGACCCTGGCAAGCGGCTGCGGGTGGGGGTGGTGTCACCCGACCTGCGGCAGCACTCGGTGGCGTACTTCATCGAGCCGTGGCTGGAGCACCTGGACGCGGCGGGGCTCGAGATCGTCGTCTACCAGACCAACCGCATCGCGGACGGGGTGACGGCGCGGCTGCGGGCGCTGGTGGTGGGGCGGTGCAAAGGTCAGTGGCACGTGATGGACAACATTTCGGACCAGGCCCTGGCGGAGAAGATGCACGCGGACGGGGTGGACATTCTCATCGAGCTCAGCGGGCACACGCACGCGCACTCGCTGGCGGCGCTGCACCGGCGGCCGGCGCCGGTGCAGGTGACGTACCTGGGGTATCCCAACACCACGGGCCTCACGTCGATTGACTACCGCATTGTGGATTCGCACACCGACCCCGCGGGGGCGGAGTCGCAGGCGACGGAGCGGCTGCTGCGGCTGGACCCGTGCTTTTTGTGCTACATGCCGCCGGCGGATGTGCCCGAGCCGCGGCACTCTGTGGGGGGTGCTCCGCCCTCGCCGCTGACGCTCGCGTCGTTCAACTCCGTGCAGAAGCTCAACCGCGGGGTGATCCGCGTGTGGGCGGGCATCCTCGCCCGGCTGCCGGAGGCCAGGCTGCTGCTCAAGGGTGGGCACCCTGATGATCAGGGGCTGCGCGAGGGCGTGCTCGCTCGCTTCAGAGAGGCGGGCGCGGACGCGGCGAGGATCGAGTTTCTGCCGCGGACGCAGGGCGTGCGCGAGCACCTGGCTCTGTACCAGCGCGTGGACATCGCGCTGGACCCTTTCCCGTACAACGGGACGACCACGACGTGCGAGGCGCTGCTGATGGGGGTGCCGGTGGTCACGCTGGCGGGGAGCCAGCACCCCGGGCGCGTGGGGGTGTCGCTGCTGACAAACGTCGGGCATGCGGAGCTGATCGCCGCGACGGAGGCGGAGTACGCGGAGAAGGTGGTGGCGCTGGCGGGTGACGGCCCGCGACGGGAGGGACTGCACGCCGGGCTGCGGGGCGAACTGCTGGCGTCGCCGCTGTGCGACGCGGCTGGGTTCGCGGCTCGCATGCAGACGGCGCTGCGAGGGGTGTGGGGGCGGTGGTGTGAGCACGGCCGATAG
- the dxr gene encoding 1-deoxy-D-xylulose-5-phosphate reductoisomerase, with amino-acid sequence MTRRVIILGSTGSIGTQTLEVIAHLNALYERSESPVRIEVVGLCAGKNRGLLEQQARAFGVARTACAADSPTAALDLVSSVECDLVVAAMVGSAGLRATLAAIELKRDIALANKETLVAAGSLIIPRAMERGVKLLPVDSEHAALWQCLDLSTPPPFTTANDLTRVILTASGGPFRTATRQQIWDATPSAALKHPTWAMGKKVSIDSASLMNKALEIIEAHWLFAVAPEKIEALVHPQSLVHAVAEFADGNAIAQLAAPDMRTPIQHALAWPWRTASSSRKLEWAGLRSLSFEPVDHERFPLLNLAYRAIGQGGTAGAILNAANEAAVGAFLEREHSARPLRFGAVIEAVLATVESIRPGALNTLDDCLHAEQLARDHANRLLTR; translated from the coding sequence ATGACCAGACGCGTCATCATTCTCGGCTCCACCGGCTCGATCGGGACGCAGACGCTCGAGGTCATCGCGCACCTGAACGCGCTGTACGAACGCAGTGAGTCGCCGGTCCGGATTGAGGTGGTTGGGCTGTGCGCGGGGAAAAACCGTGGCCTGCTGGAGCAGCAGGCGCGGGCCTTTGGCGTCGCTCGCACGGCGTGCGCGGCGGACTCCCCCACCGCTGCCCTGGACCTTGTGAGCAGCGTCGAGTGCGACCTGGTGGTCGCGGCGATGGTCGGGTCGGCGGGGCTGCGCGCGACGCTGGCGGCCATCGAACTCAAGCGCGACATTGCGCTGGCGAACAAGGAGACGCTGGTCGCGGCGGGGTCGCTGATCATCCCGCGCGCCATGGAGAGGGGCGTGAAGCTCCTGCCGGTGGATTCCGAGCACGCGGCCCTGTGGCAGTGCCTGGACCTTTCGACGCCGCCGCCCTTCACCACGGCGAACGACCTGACGCGCGTGATCCTCACCGCCAGCGGCGGGCCGTTCCGGACCGCGACGCGCCAGCAGATCTGGGACGCGACGCCCAGCGCGGCGCTCAAGCACCCGACGTGGGCGATGGGGAAGAAGGTCTCGATCGATTCCGCCTCGCTGATGAACAAGGCGCTTGAGATCATCGAGGCGCACTGGCTGTTCGCGGTCGCGCCGGAGAAGATCGAGGCGCTGGTGCACCCGCAGTCGCTGGTGCACGCTGTCGCGGAGTTCGCGGACGGGAACGCGATCGCGCAGCTGGCGGCGCCGGACATGCGGACGCCGATCCAGCACGCGCTGGCGTGGCCGTGGCGGACGGCGTCTTCGAGCCGCAAGCTGGAGTGGGCCGGGCTGCGCTCGCTGAGCTTTGAGCCGGTGGATCACGAGCGCTTTCCGCTGCTGAACCTCGCGTACCGGGCTATCGGGCAGGGCGGCACGGCGGGGGCGATCCTCAACGCGGCGAATGAGGCGGCGGTGGGCGCGTTCCTGGAGCGCGAGCACTCGGCGAGGCCGCTGCGGTTTGGGGCGGTGATCGAGGCCGTGCTGGCAACGGTGGAGTCGATCAGGCCTGGCGCGCTCAACACCCTGGATGACTGCCTGCACGCGGAGCAGCTCGCGCGTGACCACGCCAACAGGCTCCTTACCCGCTGA
- a CDS encoding Rne/Rng family ribonuclease: MSPSSNSDSTPHAQMLINYVPGEECRVAIVEDGKLEELHVEKFASASRVGNIYVGKVVNVEPAIQAAFVDFGCGENGFLHVTDLHPRYFPGEDDDTTERVGFKTPRRERPPIQAALRRGDEVIVQVLKEGVGTKGPTVTSYLSIPGRFLVMMPQMDKVGVSRKVEDEDLRRQMREILDQLDLPEGFGFILRTAGLSRTKAELKRDLAYLQRLWKDMDRRLKAGGKPRLLYSESDLLVRSLRDMLSSEIAEVIIDNELALRRASRFMKIVAPRGTTKLLHFPDKTPMFHAFGIERQIALIHAREVPLPSGGRLVIDQTEALVAIDVNSGKSRDSRDAETNAYQTNLEAVDEICRQLRLRDMGGIVINDLIDMRDSRHRKDIEGRFKERLKRDRAKTTVLQISEFGILEMTRQRMRPSHESVHFTDCPTCRGRGMLQRPDSVAADALRDMAAILDWEKVNKCEMVVAPRVASELLSTKRQLLGRTERTYGKHVDVRVSETVPVDRVTFYAYDQQGADIDTTSLPNPKKPRNLVQWEEPAAEDWAVSPEEEAAALPPEPEPEVAEEDLAHPIEFDEADDGAGGLARGGSADSEGGEGEGGRKRRRRRRGGRGRTREDGREEGAPRDQRPQREQRPPARGEQRIGEQRTGEARPAERREGRDQRQGERRDDRQRQPQRGGYQNQGRGAPPVRDEGDLAASQAVDPEWGDAPVVNPNPHVESSPELVDDARDQGTPIPPEGADEGDFEEGGGPQGGPGEGGEGGRRRRRRRRRGGRGRNRENGEFAQQNGHAPAETQGEAGDQDGARDPDEVRAPMNEAEAAAAADFEAEGGRFTPEVGEPAPAPDAREGEGGDEFEDEAGGPPQGSSEQREGENGEGGGRRRRRRRRGRGGRGGGGNGQGGQPQPPQGGQQPAREGRPQGGPPREQRDGRDGRGDGRDNRERRDQRPREDRPRDDRPRDDRPRDDRPRQPQPPREQRPAPAPPPPAAPAPKPRTLYGAIRRKLGASELNRKAKPE; the protein is encoded by the coding sequence ATGTCCCCCAGTTCCAACTCTGATTCCACCCCGCACGCGCAGATGCTGATCAACTACGTCCCCGGCGAAGAGTGCCGCGTGGCGATCGTGGAGGACGGCAAGCTCGAAGAGCTGCACGTCGAGAAGTTCGCGTCGGCGTCGCGCGTGGGCAACATTTACGTCGGCAAGGTCGTGAACGTCGAACCGGCGATCCAGGCGGCGTTCGTGGACTTTGGGTGCGGGGAGAACGGCTTCCTGCACGTGACCGACCTGCACCCGCGGTACTTCCCGGGCGAGGACGACGACACCACCGAGCGGGTGGGCTTCAAGACTCCGCGGCGGGAGCGGCCGCCGATCCAGGCGGCGCTGCGGCGTGGCGATGAGGTGATCGTGCAGGTGCTGAAGGAGGGCGTGGGCACGAAGGGGCCGACGGTCACCAGCTACCTGTCGATCCCCGGGCGGTTCCTGGTGATGATGCCGCAGATGGACAAGGTCGGCGTCTCCCGCAAGGTGGAGGACGAGGACCTGCGGCGGCAGATGCGGGAGATCCTGGATCAGCTCGACCTGCCGGAGGGCTTCGGGTTCATCCTGCGGACAGCGGGGTTGTCGCGGACCAAGGCGGAGCTCAAGCGCGACCTGGCGTACCTGCAGCGGCTGTGGAAGGACATGGACCGGCGGCTGAAGGCCGGCGGCAAGCCGCGGCTGCTGTACTCCGAGAGCGACCTGCTGGTGCGCTCGCTGCGGGACATGCTGAGCAGCGAGATCGCCGAGGTGATCATCGATAACGAGCTGGCGCTGCGGCGGGCGTCGCGGTTCATGAAGATCGTGGCGCCGCGCGGCACGACCAAGCTGCTGCACTTCCCCGACAAGACTCCGATGTTCCACGCGTTCGGGATCGAGCGGCAGATCGCGCTGATCCATGCCCGCGAAGTGCCGCTGCCCAGCGGCGGGCGGCTGGTGATCGACCAGACCGAGGCGCTGGTGGCGATCGACGTGAACAGCGGCAAGAGCCGCGACTCGCGCGACGCGGAGACCAACGCGTACCAGACGAACCTGGAGGCGGTGGACGAGATCTGCCGGCAGCTGCGCCTGCGGGACATGGGCGGGATCGTGATCAACGACCTGATCGACATGCGCGACTCGCGGCACCGCAAGGACATCGAGGGGCGGTTCAAGGAGCGGCTGAAGCGCGACCGGGCGAAGACGACGGTGCTGCAGATCTCCGAGTTCGGCATCCTGGAGATGACGCGCCAGCGGATGCGGCCCAGCCACGAGTCGGTGCACTTCACCGACTGCCCGACGTGCCGCGGGCGGGGCATGCTGCAGCGGCCGGACTCGGTCGCGGCGGATGCGCTGCGCGACATGGCGGCGATCCTGGACTGGGAGAAGGTCAACAAGTGCGAGATGGTGGTGGCGCCGCGGGTGGCGAGCGAGCTGCTGAGCACCAAGCGGCAGCTGCTGGGGCGCACCGAACGCACCTATGGCAAGCACGTGGACGTGCGGGTGAGCGAGACGGTGCCGGTGGACCGTGTGACGTTCTACGCGTACGACCAGCAGGGCGCGGACATCGATACGACGAGCCTGCCCAACCCGAAGAAGCCCAGGAACCTGGTGCAGTGGGAGGAGCCCGCGGCGGAGGACTGGGCGGTGAGCCCGGAGGAGGAGGCCGCGGCGCTGCCGCCCGAGCCGGAGCCTGAGGTGGCGGAGGAGGACCTGGCGCACCCGATCGAGTTTGACGAGGCGGATGACGGTGCGGGCGGGCTGGCGCGAGGAGGGTCGGCAGACTCCGAGGGCGGCGAGGGCGAGGGTGGGCGGAAGCGCCGCCGGCGCCGTCGCGGCGGGCGTGGTCGCACTCGTGAGGACGGGCGCGAGGAGGGTGCTCCGCGTGATCAGCGTCCACAGCGCGAGCAGCGGCCGCCGGCGCGGGGCGAGCAGCGGATAGGGGAGCAGCGCACGGGCGAGGCGCGGCCGGCGGAGCGTCGTGAGGGGCGGGATCAGCGTCAGGGCGAGCGGCGTGACGACCGTCAGCGTCAGCCGCAGCGCGGCGGCTACCAGAACCAGGGGCGGGGTGCGCCGCCGGTGCGTGACGAGGGGGATCTGGCCGCGTCGCAGGCGGTGGACCCGGAGTGGGGCGATGCTCCCGTCGTGAATCCCAACCCGCACGTGGAGAGCTCGCCGGAGCTCGTGGATGATGCGCGGGACCAGGGCACGCCGATCCCGCCGGAGGGCGCCGACGAAGGCGACTTCGAGGAGGGCGGCGGGCCGCAGGGCGGGCCGGGTGAGGGCGGCGAGGGTGGTCGGCGTCGCCGGCGCCGTCGGCGTCGGGGCGGGCGCGGGCGGAACCGTGAGAATGGGGAGTTCGCGCAGCAGAACGGGCATGCTCCCGCGGAAACGCAGGGCGAGGCGGGTGATCAGGATGGTGCGCGGGACCCGGATGAGGTGCGTGCGCCGATGAATGAGGCGGAGGCCGCGGCGGCCGCGGACTTTGAGGCCGAGGGCGGGCGGTTCACGCCCGAAGTGGGAGAGCCCGCGCCGGCGCCGGATGCCCGGGAGGGCGAGGGCGGCGATGAGTTTGAGGATGAGGCGGGCGGGCCGCCGCAGGGCTCTTCCGAGCAGCGCGAGGGCGAGAACGGCGAGGGCGGCGGGCGTCGCCGCCGACGTCGGCGTCGCGGGCGTGGTGGGCGCGGCGGGGGTGGCAACGGGCAGGGCGGCCAGCCTCAGCCGCCGCAGGGCGGGCAGCAGCCGGCGCGCGAGGGGCGGCCGCAGGGCGGCCCACCGCGTGAACAGCGCGACGGGCGCGATGGGCGCGGCGATGGGCGGGACAACCGCGAGCGGCGCGACCAGCGGCCTCGGGAGGACCGCCCGCGTGATGACCGCCCGCGTGACGATCGGCCACGCGATGACCGGCCGCGTCAGCCGCAGCCGCCTCGGGAGCAGCGTCCGGCGCCTGCGCCGCCGCCGCCCGCGGCCCCGGCACCCAAGCCGCGGACGTTGTACGGGGCGATTCGGCGCAAGCTGGGCGCGAGTGAGCTGAACCGCAAGGCGAAGCCGGAGTAG